Proteins from a single region of Streptococcus oralis:
- a CDS encoding HD domain-containing protein translates to MNEKVFRDPVHNYIHVNNQVIYDLINTKEFQRLRRIKQLGTSSYTFHGGEHSRFSHCLGVYEIARRITEIFEEKYPEEWDPAESLLTMTAALLHDLGHGAYSHTFEHLFDTDHEAITQGIIQSPETEIHQVLLQVAPDFPEKVASVIDHTYPNKQVVQLISSQIDADRMDYLLRDSYFTGASYGEFDLTRILRVIRPVENGIAFQRNGMHAIEDYVLSRYQMYMQVYFHPATRAMEVLLQNLLKRAKELYPEDKDFFARTSPHLLPFFEKKVTLSDYLALDDGVMNTYFQLWMTSPDKILADLSQRFVNRKVFKSITFSQEDQDQLATMRQLVEEIGFDPDYYTAIHKNFDLPYDIYRPESENPRTQIEILQKNGELAELSSLSPIVQSLAGSRHGDNRFYFPKEMLDQNSIFASITQQFLHLIENDHFTPNKNK, encoded by the coding sequence ATGAACGAAAAAGTATTCCGTGACCCAGTTCACAACTATATCCATGTCAATAATCAGGTCATCTATGACTTGATCAATACAAAAGAATTTCAACGTCTGCGCCGTATTAAGCAACTAGGAACTTCCAGCTATACTTTCCATGGTGGGGAGCACAGTCGCTTCTCTCACTGTCTAGGAGTCTATGAGATTGCACGACGTATAACGGAGATTTTTGAAGAAAAATATCCTGAAGAATGGGATCCTGCTGAGTCTCTCTTGACCATGACCGCTGCGCTCCTTCATGACCTCGGGCATGGTGCCTACTCCCATACTTTTGAGCATCTCTTTGATACAGATCATGAAGCCATTACCCAGGGAATCATTCAAAGTCCTGAGACAGAGATTCACCAAGTTCTGCTACAAGTGGCACCCGATTTTCCGGAGAAGGTAGCCAGTGTCATCGACCATACCTATCCTAACAAGCAGGTCGTGCAGCTCATTTCTAGCCAGATTGATGCGGACCGCATGGACTATCTCTTGCGCGACTCTTATTTTACAGGAGCATCTTATGGGGAATTTGACCTGACTCGAATCCTCCGAGTGATTCGTCCTGTCGAAAATGGGATCGCCTTTCAGCGCAATGGCATGCACGCTATTGAAGACTATGTCCTCAGTCGCTACCAGATGTATATGCAGGTTTATTTCCACCCAGCAACTCGGGCCATGGAAGTCCTCCTACAGAATCTTCTCAAGCGCGCCAAGGAACTCTATCCTGAAGACAAGGACTTCTTTGCACGCACTTCTCCTCATTTGCTACCTTTTTTTGAAAAGAAAGTTACTCTATCTGACTATCTGGCACTTGATGACGGCGTGATGAATACCTACTTCCAACTCTGGATGACCAGTCCTGACAAGATACTAGCCGACTTGTCGCAACGTTTTGTCAACCGCAAGGTCTTTAAATCCATTACTTTTTCACAAGAAGACCAAGACCAACTCGCAACCATGAGACAACTGGTTGAAGAAATCGGTTTTGATCCAGACTACTATACTGCTATTCATAAGAACTTTGACCTCCCTTATGATATCTATCGTCCCGAATCTGAAAACCCACGGACACAGATTGAGATTCTACAGAAAAATGGAGAACTAGCAGAACTCTCTAGCCTGTCTCCTATCGTCCAATCCCTTGCTGGCAGTCGCCACGGAGATAATCGTTTTTATTTCCCAAAAGAAATGTTGGACCAAAACAGCATCTTCGCAAGCATTACCCAGCAATTTTTACACTTGATTGAGAACGATCATTTTACCCCAAATAAGAACAAATAG